A genome region from Sphingomonas sp. BGYR3 includes the following:
- a CDS encoding Arm DNA-binding domain-containing protein: MLSVVGIKSLRPKDRPYKVADSDGLFLLVQPSGALLWRYRYKILCQERKLSLGAFPKITLAEARKKRDAVRAQLEDGIDPVEQKRQRQLAAEQSAQTTFALVATEYIDKMRAEGKSPATLKKAEWFLELLEPIAKRPIDDGTILILAPDAKLSSSNRSGRRHVTVTSGLARITVPRPGAPMSIANGPTTVNLLPGSTIDIDARPRSMNWTLRAGRPSTPNWLNQGKAHSPLMRLLQTCSYARGKDERLCCWTVGKVRFQEVGPG, from the coding sequence ATGCTTTCAGTCGTAGGCATCAAATCGCTCCGTCCGAAAGACCGGCCCTACAAAGTTGCCGATTCGGACGGTCTGTTTCTCCTGGTGCAGCCATCTGGAGCGCTGCTGTGGCGGTACCGGTACAAAATCCTCTGCCAGGAACGAAAGCTTTCGCTGGGAGCCTTCCCCAAGATCACGCTGGCTGAAGCTCGGAAAAAACGCGATGCCGTGAGGGCACAGCTTGAGGACGGGATCGATCCGGTTGAGCAAAAGCGTCAGCGCCAGCTCGCTGCCGAACAATCGGCTCAGACAACATTTGCGCTGGTTGCCACAGAATATATCGACAAAATGCGGGCCGAGGGAAAATCGCCCGCCACGTTGAAGAAGGCCGAATGGTTCCTCGAACTGCTTGAACCGATCGCGAAACGACCGATTGATGACGGAACAATCCTCATTCTGGCGCCCGATGCGAAGCTCTCGTCATCGAACCGATCCGGCAGGCGCCATGTCACTGTCACTTCGGGCCTTGCCCGGATTACGGTTCCCCGACCCGGCGCACCAATGTCGATTGCGAACGGACCGACGACAGTGAATCTGTTGCCCGGATCGACGATCGATATCGATGCCCGGCCAAGGTCGATGAACTGGACGCTGCGTGCCGGTCGACCATCGACGCCCAACTGGCTCAATCAGGGCAAAGCCCACTCCCCTCTCATGCGTTTGTTGCAGACTTGCTCATATGCGCGGGGCAAGGACGAACGACTATGTTGTTGGACAGTTGGGAAAGTCCGGTTCCAGGAGGTCGGTCCGGGATAA
- a CDS encoding NAD-glutamate dehydrogenase translates to MTTQIEPSLVEVLASRLTEGALPGETEGFDDAARADAARFVAEAALSRPGTGAAIRIEPMAGEGQSGMRIAIINPDMPFIIDSVAGAIAAHDIAIDRIIHPVLPVVRDDSGRMTAIRAGGAPESMVYVETERAEAKVRRAIEAELARVLDHVRHAVAEWGPLQAAMLDDAKRIADPEGAALLRWFVDRNLTLLAHESWDRDGGTQSALGIARGKLDCSLLAEASRRRAVEWFEAGNKPPLLLKSNCMSPVHRRVPLDLVLVPIMSGDRITGLSIHAGLWTSAALSAAPGDVPVLRRSMVQLQEKFGFDPKGHTGKALAHALTQMPYDLTIAFAPDDLETVALTAMSIADRPRSHLVLVKSPLGRHLFAFVWLPRDEVSTLRRTAIGRMLEEAANANVLSWSIELEDGVAALIRFTLDLRADGRMPDSDDLNERIRRMVRGWRPAVAAALEERVGNRATRLALRWGNAFPAAYRSLHEPEEAADDIVALADLEDERGRAVRIIPGDPDGDGLLQLKVYHVGGPLPLSEVVPVLENFGLTVIEERPTELDDESRLYIHDFQVALASGSPANAPFEPAVAEAAIQAVLEGRAENDRFNRLIMEVGLAPASVVLLRAWFAYLHQTGMNYSKATVVDALTRAPQIGQALIERFYALHDPQRRRVPETGDQAAAAALEAIEAGLAKVAAIDDDRILRAYRGVIDATLRTNAFAPAAEEALAFKLDSARVPGLPKPLPWREIFVYSPRVEGIHLRAGPVARGGLRWSDRRDDFRTEILGLMKAQRVKNAVIVPTGAKGGFYPKQLPAPSNREAWLTEGTESYRIFIRTLLSVTDNIVDGTVVHPDGVVIHDGEDPYFVVAADKGTATFSDVANAIALERGFWLGDAFASGGSNGYDHKAMGITARGGWVSVQRHFLEMGVDVQTDPVRVVGCGDMSGDVFGNGMLLSKSLKLVAAFDHRHIFLDPDPDPAASWAERQRLFNLSRSSWDDYDKALISAGGGVFSRTEKSVPLSPEVRAALDVTAEAMEPSELITAILKAPVDLIWFGGIGTYLKAAAESNLDVGDPANDRNRVNAEQLRAKVVGEGANLGVTQAARIAFAARGGRINTDFIDNSAGVDCSDNEVNIKIALNGEMTSGRLALADRNVLLADMTDDVGHLVLEDNRLQTLALSLMEADGPLALPSYVRTIEILEASGRLDRAVEGLAPNDELLRRAQDGRGLTRPELAVLLATAKLAMQDAIETRGLGHDAALTPDLFAAFPAAMRERFADAIEGHRLRGEIVATKIANRIVNRLGVLHPFELAEEEGASLGDIAAMFVATEQLFGVPALWHAIETEAMPEAARLALLDEVAVAVRSQIADLLRVSRSGDSPATIVDRLRPGIVALDEQTKALLLAEAQAQSDRISTRLAESGAPTGLIERVVRLFQMDGAVGLAELGQKRGIDEVVLTRAFTRLGQQLGLDWAQANAARITAGDPWERLLIAGLARDFQQLRLDFLTRTSGDDPQAAVDGWLAENRARVDQFNALVARARQAPQPSAAMLAQIAGQARVLLGR, encoded by the coding sequence ATGACGACACAGATCGAACCCTCGCTGGTCGAGGTGCTTGCCAGCCGCCTTACCGAAGGCGCGCTACCCGGAGAGACTGAAGGATTTGACGACGCCGCGCGGGCCGATGCCGCGCGATTCGTGGCGGAGGCGGCGCTGAGCCGGCCCGGCACGGGCGCCGCCATCCGGATCGAGCCGATGGCGGGGGAGGGGCAGTCCGGGATGCGGATCGCCATCATCAACCCCGACATGCCGTTCATCATCGATTCGGTGGCCGGTGCCATTGCCGCGCACGACATCGCGATCGATCGCATCATCCACCCCGTGTTGCCGGTCGTCCGCGACGATAGCGGCAGGATGACCGCAATCCGCGCCGGTGGTGCGCCGGAATCGATGGTCTATGTCGAAACCGAGCGGGCCGAGGCAAAGGTGCGCCGCGCGATTGAGGCGGAGCTGGCCCGCGTCCTTGACCATGTTCGCCATGCCGTTGCCGAATGGGGGCCGTTGCAGGCCGCGATGCTGGACGATGCCAAGCGGATCGCCGATCCGGAGGGCGCGGCGCTGCTGCGCTGGTTCGTCGATCGCAACCTGACCCTGCTGGCCCATGAAAGCTGGGACCGGGATGGCGGCACGCAATCCGCGCTGGGCATTGCGCGCGGCAAGCTGGACTGTTCGCTGCTGGCCGAGGCGTCGCGCCGCCGCGCGGTGGAATGGTTCGAGGCAGGCAACAAGCCGCCGCTGCTGCTGAAATCGAACTGCATGTCGCCCGTGCATCGCCGCGTTCCGCTGGATCTGGTGCTGGTGCCGATCATGTCGGGCGACCGGATCACGGGTCTGTCCATCCATGCCGGATTGTGGACCAGCGCCGCACTGTCGGCGGCACCGGGCGACGTGCCGGTGCTGCGCCGGTCGATGGTGCAGCTTCAGGAAAAGTTCGGCTTTGATCCAAAGGGGCATACCGGCAAGGCACTGGCCCATGCGCTGACGCAGATGCCCTATGACCTGACCATCGCATTTGCGCCCGACGATCTGGAAACGGTCGCGCTGACCGCAATGTCGATTGCGGATCGGCCGCGATCGCACCTGGTGCTGGTGAAAAGCCCGCTGGGCCGTCACCTGTTCGCCTTTGTCTGGCTGCCGCGCGACGAGGTGTCGACGCTGCGCCGGACGGCGATCGGGCGGATGCTGGAAGAGGCGGCCAATGCCAATGTCCTCAGTTGGTCGATCGAACTGGAGGACGGGGTGGCGGCGCTGATCCGCTTTACGCTGGACCTGCGCGCCGATGGGCGGATGCCGGATTCCGATGACCTCAACGAACGCATCCGGCGGATGGTGCGCGGCTGGCGCCCGGCCGTTGCGGCCGCGCTGGAGGAGCGGGTGGGCAACCGCGCGACCCGGCTGGCCCTTCGCTGGGGCAATGCCTTTCCCGCCGCCTATCGCAGCCTGCATGAACCGGAAGAGGCGGCCGACGATATCGTCGCGCTGGCCGATCTGGAGGACGAACGCGGCCGGGCCGTGCGCATTATTCCGGGCGATCCGGATGGCGACGGGCTGCTGCAGCTCAAGGTCTATCACGTCGGCGGCCCGCTGCCCCTGTCCGAAGTCGTGCCGGTGCTGGAGAATTTCGGCCTGACCGTGATCGAGGAGCGGCCGACCGAGCTGGACGATGAAAGCCGCCTCTATATCCACGACTTTCAGGTCGCGCTGGCATCCGGTTCGCCCGCCAACGCACCGTTCGAACCCGCCGTGGCAGAGGCCGCGATCCAGGCGGTGCTGGAGGGGCGTGCCGAAAATGACCGGTTCAACCGCCTGATCATGGAGGTCGGGCTGGCCCCCGCGTCGGTCGTCCTGCTGCGCGCCTGGTTCGCCTATCTGCACCAGACGGGCATGAATTATTCCAAGGCGACGGTGGTCGATGCCCTGACCCGCGCGCCGCAGATCGGTCAGGCGCTGATCGAGCGGTTCTATGCGCTGCACGACCCGCAGCGCCGCAGGGTGCCGGAAACCGGCGATCAGGCGGCAGCGGCGGCGCTGGAGGCGATCGAAGCGGGGCTGGCCAAGGTGGCGGCGATCGACGATGACCGCATCCTGCGCGCCTATCGCGGCGTGATCGACGCGACTCTGCGCACCAACGCCTTTGCCCCCGCAGCCGAAGAGGCGCTGGCGTTCAAGCTGGACAGCGCCCGTGTGCCCGGCCTGCCCAAGCCGCTGCCGTGGCGCGAAATCTTTGTTTATTCCCCGCGGGTGGAGGGTATTCACCTGCGCGCCGGGCCGGTGGCGCGCGGCGGCCTTCGCTGGTCCGACCGGCGCGACGATTTCCGCACCGAAATTCTTGGCCTGATGAAGGCGCAGCGGGTGAAGAACGCGGTCATCGTGCCGACGGGCGCCAAGGGCGGTTTCTATCCCAAGCAGCTGCCCGCTCCGTCCAACCGAGAGGCGTGGCTGACCGAGGGCACGGAAAGCTATCGCATCTTCATCCGCACGCTGTTGTCGGTGACCGACAATATCGTCGACGGCACGGTGGTGCATCCCGACGGCGTGGTGATCCATGACGGAGAGGACCCGTATTTCGTGGTCGCCGCCGACAAGGGCACGGCGACGTTCAGCGATGTCGCCAATGCAATCGCGCTGGAACGCGGCTTCTGGCTGGGCGATGCGTTCGCCAGCGGCGGGTCCAACGGATATGACCACAAGGCGATGGGCATCACCGCGCGCGGCGGATGGGTGTCGGTTCAGCGGCACTTCCTGGAAATGGGCGTCGATGTGCAGACCGACCCGGTCCGCGTCGTCGGGTGCGGCGACATGTCCGGCGACGTGTTCGGCAACGGGATGCTCTTGTCCAAGTCGCTGAAACTGGTTGCCGCGTTCGATCACCGGCACATCTTCCTGGATCCCGACCCCGATCCCGCGGCCAGCTGGGCGGAGCGTCAGCGATTGTTCAACCTTTCCCGGTCAAGCTGGGACGATTATGACAAGGCGCTGATTTCGGCCGGTGGGGGCGTGTTCTCCCGCACCGAAAAGTCGGTCCCGCTGTCGCCGGAGGTTCGCGCCGCGCTGGACGTGACGGCAGAGGCGATGGAACCGTCGGAACTGATCACCGCCATCCTGAAGGCGCCGGTCGACCTCATCTGGTTCGGCGGCATCGGCACCTATCTGAAGGCGGCGGCGGAGAGCAATCTGGACGTCGGCGATCCGGCGAATGATCGCAACCGCGTCAATGCCGAACAGCTGCGCGCCAAGGTGGTGGGCGAGGGGGCCAATCTGGGCGTCACCCAGGCGGCGCGCATCGCCTTTGCCGCGCGGGGCGGGCGGATCAACACCGACTTTATCGACAATTCGGCGGGCGTCGATTGTTCGGATAACGAGGTGAACATCAAGATCGCCCTGAATGGCGAGATGACGTCCGGGCGGCTGGCGCTGGCCGATCGCAACGTCCTGCTGGCCGACATGACCGACGATGTCGGGCATCTGGTGCTGGAGGATAACCGGCTGCAGACGCTGGCGCTGTCGCTGATGGAAGCGGATGGACCGCTTGCGTTGCCCAGCTATGTGCGGACCATCGAGATCCTGGAGGCATCGGGTCGTCTGGACCGGGCGGTCGAGGGGCTGGCCCCGAACGACGAACTGCTGCGCCGGGCACAGGACGGGCGGGGGCTGACCCGGCCGGAACTGGCCGTGTTGCTGGCCACGGCAAAGCTGGCCATGCAGGATGCGATCGAGACGCGCGGACTGGGGCATGATGCGGCCCTGACTCCTGATCTGTTCGCGGCATTCCCGGCCGCGATGCGCGAGCGGTTTGCCGATGCGATCGAGGGGCACCGCCTGCGCGGTGAGATCGTGGCGACCAAGATCGCCAACCGCATCGTCAACCGGCTGGGCGTGCTGCACCCGTTCGAACTGGCGGAGGAGGAAGGCGCCTCGCTTGGCGACATTGCCGCGATGTTCGTGGCGACGGAACAGCTGTTCGGCGTCCCGGCTCTTTGGCACGCGATCGAGACCGAGGCGATGCCGGAGGCGGCGCGCCTTGCCCTGCTGGACGAGGTGGCGGTTGCCGTCCGGTCGCAGATCGCCGACCTGCTGCGCGTCAGCCGGTCGGGCGATTCCCCGGCGACCATCGTCGATCGGCTGCGCCCCGGCATCGTGGCGCTGGACGAACAGACCAAGGCGCTGCTGCTGGCCGAGGCGCAGGCACAAAGCGACCGGATCAGCACGCGGCTGGCCGAATCCGGTGCGCCGACCGGCCTGATCGAGCGGGTCGTTCGCCTGTTCCAGATGGACGGCGCGGTCGGCCTGGCCGAACTGGGCCAGAAGCGCGGCATTGACGAGGTGGTGCTGACCCGCGCCTTTACCCGATTGGGTCAGCAGCTTGGGCTGGATTGGGCACAGGCCAATGCAGCGCGCATCACCGCGGGCGATCCGTGGGAACGGCTGCTGATCGCCGGGCTGGCCCGCGATTTCCAGCAGCTGCGGCTCGATTTCCTGACGCGGACCAGCGGGGACGATCCGCAGGCGGCGGTCGATGGCTGGCTGGCGGAAAACCGGGCGCGGGTGGATCAGTTCAATGCGCTGGTCGCCCGCGCGCGTCAGGCGCCACAGCCCAGCGCCGCCATGCTTGCCCAGATTGCGGGCCAGGCGCGCGTCCTGCTGGGACGGTAA
- a CDS encoding response regulator transcription factor produces the protein MRVLLVEDDPALAEEIAHALRAEHFAVDIAGNGIDALHLGDTEPYDAAVLDLGLPGLPGLSVLSGWRENGRALPVLILTARDGWSDKVAGFKAGADDFLVKPFRTEEVILRLRALVRRSAGHAAPRITCGPLTFDTQLGHFELDGLPLKLTAFEWRVLSALILRKNKVVDRGELLERVYEYDGAGDSNSLEVIVGRVRRKIGAAMIETVRGRGYSLIEPA, from the coding sequence ATGCGGGTACTGCTGGTAGAAGACGATCCGGCTCTGGCCGAAGAAATCGCCCATGCCCTGCGCGCGGAACATTTTGCCGTCGACATCGCGGGCAACGGGATCGACGCGCTGCATCTTGGCGATACCGAACCCTATGACGCAGCGGTGCTCGATCTGGGGCTGCCAGGCCTTCCCGGCCTGTCGGTGCTAAGCGGCTGGCGCGAAAACGGCCGCGCGCTTCCGGTGCTGATCTTGACCGCGCGCGATGGCTGGTCGGACAAGGTTGCCGGGTTCAAGGCCGGGGCCGATGATTTCCTGGTCAAGCCCTTCCGCACCGAGGAGGTGATCCTGCGCCTGCGCGCGCTGGTGCGGCGGTCGGCGGGCCACGCCGCCCCGCGCATCACCTGCGGGCCGCTGACCTTCGACACCCAGCTCGGCCATTTCGAACTGGATGGCCTGCCGCTGAAGCTGACGGCCTTTGAATGGCGCGTGCTGTCGGCGCTGATCCTGCGCAAGAACAAGGTGGTGGACCGCGGTGAACTGTTGGAGCGGGTGTATGAATATGACGGCGCGGGCGATTCCAATTCGCTTGAGGTGATCGTCGGCCGGGTGCGGCGCAAGATCGGCGCAGCCATGATCGAGACGGTGCGCGGACGGGGCTACAGCCTCATCGAGCCGGCATGA
- a CDS encoding HAMP domain-containing sensor histidine kinase → MIRRLSLHARLILLAAATGLAILVFASIAIGGVLERFVMVGVDKTLDTQIGVLERALEPDGSVAPARIVSLPKFDTRDSGWGWAVRGTARQWSSGSALQSFRTRRTMRHSGTGIVGGRGRTNDGRAVHVRFVEVATSGGPVTIIAFAPRELIDAPLDAARGTLLASLGLIAFALVMSTAAQLRYGLQPLRRLSNAVARIRSGEADRLPANQPRELLPLVEEVNGLIDQNRTSLEQARRHVANLAHGLKTPLATLSLRLARENASVETRKLVEALDQRIAHHLQRARIGAHAASGRARTEIDGVIDDLLGTIQQIHRASGIRFSRVGVPIGAPSYAVAVEQRDFDELLGNLIDNAGRHARSEVRVAVEQVGPRILIAIEDDGPGMAEADIARVVEAGVRLDESLPGFGFGLAITTELVQLYGGTLVIARSATLGGACVTISLPRAG, encoded by the coding sequence ATGATCCGCCGCCTGTCGCTCCATGCGCGGTTGATCCTGCTTGCGGCAGCTACCGGTCTGGCAATCCTCGTATTCGCCTCGATCGCGATCGGTGGCGTGCTCGAACGCTTTGTCATGGTCGGCGTCGACAAGACGCTCGACACCCAGATCGGCGTGCTGGAGCGCGCGTTGGAACCCGATGGATCGGTCGCGCCCGCCCGCATCGTCAGCCTGCCCAAATTCGACACACGAGACAGCGGCTGGGGCTGGGCGGTGCGCGGCACGGCACGGCAATGGTCGAGCGGATCGGCGTTGCAAAGCTTCCGCACGCGGCGGACGATGCGCCACTCTGGCACTGGTATCGTCGGCGGACGCGGGCGAACCAACGATGGCCGTGCGGTCCATGTCCGGTTCGTCGAGGTCGCGACCTCAGGCGGCCCGGTGACGATCATCGCCTTTGCCCCGCGAGAATTGATCGACGCGCCGCTCGATGCCGCGCGCGGCACGCTGTTGGCCTCGCTCGGCTTGATTGCATTTGCACTTGTCATGAGCACCGCAGCGCAACTGCGCTATGGATTGCAGCCGTTGCGCCGGTTGAGCAACGCTGTTGCCCGCATCCGTTCGGGCGAAGCCGATCGGCTGCCCGCCAACCAGCCACGCGAGCTGCTACCGCTGGTGGAGGAGGTCAATGGCTTGATCGACCAGAACCGCACCAGCCTGGAACAGGCACGGCGACACGTCGCCAATCTGGCGCATGGGCTCAAGACGCCCCTGGCGACGCTCTCTCTTCGCCTGGCCCGCGAGAACGCATCGGTCGAGACGCGCAAGCTGGTCGAGGCGCTTGATCAGCGCATCGCCCACCATCTGCAGCGCGCCCGCATCGGTGCCCATGCAGCCAGCGGACGCGCACGTACCGAGATTGATGGGGTGATTGACGACCTTCTGGGAACGATCCAGCAGATCCACCGTGCCAGCGGGATCAGGTTCAGCCGGGTGGGCGTCCCGATCGGCGCGCCCAGCTACGCGGTTGCAGTCGAACAGCGCGACTTCGACGAACTGCTGGGCAACCTCATTGACAATGCTGGACGCCATGCCCGCAGCGAGGTGCGAGTGGCGGTGGAGCAAGTCGGCCCGCGCATCCTAATCGCAATTGAAGATGATGGCCCGGGCATGGCCGAAGCCGACATCGCGCGGGTGGTGGAGGCGGGGGTTCGCCTTGATGAAAGCCTTCCCGGTTTCGGTTTCGGGCTGGCAATCACAACCGAGCTTGTGCAGCTTTATGGCGGGACTTTGGTCATTGCGCGATCTGCTACATTGGGCGGCGCCTGCGTTACGATCAGCTTGCCCCGGGCGGGCTGA
- a CDS encoding subtype B tannase, which yields MADAPASLTDRTRSKMMISRRTVLGYGTTGVITGLAGGCVSPAIRTSRDRLRFDPVAFTERTRQITTGTGRHNVVYRFYRAIPYVANPIDARYQSLNISVPISIDGRAVDARNAPIVFANAVGGYMPSSVVDATDVGGAGGPGGPGGPGRPAGAGGPPPGAAPMGRRVSKPEYALAAGMVVVEPGARGRTLVNDAGQYYGTAPAAIVDLKAAIRYLRHNRGIIPGDVERIISTGTSAGGALSALLGASCDNSLYEPYLQAIGAAATSDAIHAVGAWCPITDLEHADMAYEWNWGELAPASGADLDRALSDELKTMFAEYQRNLNLSMGDGTPLTADSYARHLMREYLIPAATRYLAGLPDDERRSYLSKHPQIGWSERQARFTWSDYLRHVGPRKKSAPAFDAFDLSTGENNLFGKDTVKARHFTPFIAARSGGGALAPDIAGKTSAMNPMGFLAEANPRRARRWWLRVGAKDTDTALTVVGNLAAQIRKLGDSVDAAMYWDAGHGADEDPDAFVRWAMG from the coding sequence ATGGCTGATGCACCAGCATCGCTGACCGACAGAACACGGAGCAAGATGATGATTAGTCGTCGAACGGTACTCGGATACGGCACGACAGGCGTTATCACGGGCCTTGCCGGAGGGTGCGTGTCCCCTGCTATCCGTACCTCGCGGGATCGACTGCGGTTTGATCCTGTGGCGTTCACCGAAAGGACCCGACAGATCACCACCGGCACGGGCCGGCACAACGTGGTCTACCGGTTCTACCGTGCAATCCCCTATGTCGCGAACCCGATCGATGCCCGCTATCAAAGCCTCAATATCAGCGTCCCCATCAGCATCGATGGCCGCGCGGTCGATGCCCGAAATGCGCCGATCGTATTTGCGAACGCGGTTGGGGGATACATGCCGTCATCGGTGGTCGATGCCACGGACGTCGGCGGTGCGGGCGGTCCGGGTGGCCCCGGTGGACCCGGCAGGCCTGCGGGAGCAGGCGGCCCACCTCCTGGTGCTGCGCCGATGGGCCGTCGCGTCAGCAAGCCGGAATATGCCCTTGCCGCCGGCATGGTCGTGGTCGAGCCGGGCGCGCGCGGACGCACGCTGGTGAATGACGCAGGGCAATATTACGGCACAGCCCCGGCGGCGATCGTCGATCTGAAAGCGGCCATACGCTATCTGCGGCACAATAGGGGCATTATTCCCGGCGACGTCGAGCGGATCATATCGACCGGCACCAGTGCAGGCGGTGCGCTGTCCGCGCTGCTCGGCGCTTCTTGCGACAACAGCCTCTATGAACCCTATCTGCAAGCCATCGGCGCTGCCGCTACCAGTGACGCGATCCACGCCGTTGGAGCATGGTGCCCGATCACCGATCTCGAACATGCCGATATGGCCTATGAGTGGAACTGGGGCGAACTGGCACCCGCCTCCGGCGCTGATCTGGACCGTGCCCTGTCCGATGAGCTGAAAACCATGTTTGCCGAGTATCAGCGCAACCTCAACCTCAGCATGGGCGATGGCACACCGCTCACTGCTGATTCCTATGCTCGTCATCTGATGCGCGAATATCTGATTCCCGCTGCGACCCGCTATCTCGCCGGATTGCCCGATGACGAGCGCCGGTCATACCTCTCGAAGCATCCGCAGATCGGCTGGTCGGAACGTCAGGCGCGCTTCACTTGGTCGGACTATCTCCGCCATGTCGGTCCGCGCAAGAAATCGGCACCGGCCTTTGATGCCTTTGACCTTTCAACCGGTGAAAACAACCTGTTCGGCAAGGACACCGTCAAGGCGCGGCATTTCACGCCGTTCATTGCGGCGCGATCGGGCGGCGGCGCACTTGCGCCCGATATCGCGGGAAAGACAAGCGCAATGAACCCGATGGGCTTCCTCGCCGAGGCCAATCCCCGACGCGCGCGGCGCTGGTGGCTGCGGGTCGGCGCCAAGGACACCGACACCGCGCTGACTGTGGTGGGCAACCTTGCGGCTCAAATCCGCAAGCTCGGCGATAGCGTCGATGCCGCGATGTACTGGGATGCAGGCCACGGCGCCGACGAAGACCCGGATGCCTTTGTCCGCTGGGCAATGGGTTAG
- a CDS encoding prolyl oligopeptidase family serine peptidase: MPFKLKLPTGFAAALLCVASTAHAGRTDPAKPDVTAITQVSGDGQRLTAVVLTYDEPLANVPLAVGDFAVKDRRVTRAYVSDRAEPGAAATGQFVVIELAADDPAATLKVEPPRRGSPPAAEPGLGGMAGPPPGMAAPTFRPAVATVERVPEFHAADGSIKSPIGSPLVSSAVRNLVVDSFTQHVFSDPVTGDRLVYNLFIPADYDPDRAYPLVLFMHDAGNTGSDPLITLRQGNGATVWAEPQNQAKHPAIVIAPQYAAQTVNDRSEATSLLDTTVHLVDFLTQQYSIDRDRLYSTGQSGGAMMTIAMNIKYPDLFAASYIVAGQWDPAFVAPLAEDRLWITVAEGDLKAFPGQNAITKTLEAKGATVARAQWDGRSTPAQFDARASELIAKGAPINYVALTKGTVVRAGQPDNGGSNHTNTWRIAYSIDAIREWLMHQHR; encoded by the coding sequence ATGCCCTTCAAGCTCAAATTGCCCACAGGCTTTGCCGCCGCGCTGCTGTGCGTTGCCAGCACTGCCCACGCCGGGAGGACCGATCCCGCCAAACCCGACGTCACTGCGATAACGCAGGTATCAGGAGATGGGCAGCGGCTGACCGCCGTGGTGCTCACCTATGACGAGCCACTCGCCAATGTGCCGCTGGCTGTCGGCGATTTTGCCGTCAAGGATCGCAGGGTCACGCGCGCCTATGTCAGCGACCGTGCAGAACCCGGCGCGGCTGCGACAGGACAATTTGTCGTCATCGAACTTGCCGCCGATGATCCGGCCGCCACACTCAAGGTCGAGCCACCGCGGCGCGGCAGCCCGCCGGCGGCAGAGCCTGGCTTAGGCGGCATGGCCGGCCCCCCGCCGGGGATGGCGGCACCAACTTTCCGGCCGGCGGTGGCCACCGTCGAGCGCGTGCCGGAGTTTCATGCCGCGGATGGTTCCATAAAATCTCCGATCGGCTCGCCTCTGGTGAGCAGCGCCGTGCGCAATCTGGTGGTGGATAGCTTTACCCAGCACGTTTTCAGCGATCCTGTCACGGGTGATCGCCTGGTCTACAACCTGTTCATACCGGCCGATTACGACCCTGACCGTGCTTATCCGCTGGTGCTGTTTATGCACGACGCCGGAAACACCGGCAGCGATCCGCTCATCACGCTACGCCAGGGCAATGGTGCAACCGTATGGGCAGAGCCACAAAACCAGGCGAAGCACCCGGCAATCGTCATTGCCCCGCAATATGCCGCGCAAACAGTGAATGACAGGTCCGAAGCCACCAGCCTGCTCGATACCACCGTGCATCTGGTCGATTTCCTGACGCAGCAATACAGCATCGACCGCGACCGGCTCTATTCGACCGGCCAATCAGGCGGTGCGATGATGACGATCGCGATGAACATCAAATATCCTGATCTGTTCGCTGCATCCTACATCGTCGCGGGGCAATGGGATCCCGCGTTCGTCGCGCCGCTTGCGGAAGACCGGCTGTGGATCACGGTCGCCGAGGGCGATCTGAAGGCCTTTCCTGGCCAGAATGCCATTACCAAAACCCTCGAAGCCAAGGGTGCAACCGTCGCACGTGCACAATGGGATGGGCGATCCACCCCGGCTCAGTTCGATGCGCGTGCATCCGAGCTGATCGCGAAAGGTGCGCCGATCAACTATGTTGCCCTGACCAAGGGTACCGTCGTTCGTGCCGGTCAGCCCGACAATGGGGGGAGCAATCACACCAATACCTGGCGGATTGCCTATTCGATCGATGCCATCCGCGAATGGCTGATGCACCAGCATCGCTGA
- a CDS encoding antibiotic biosynthesis monooxygenase family protein, producing the protein MLIILTSIMREGAEPKLRALLNTILPVTLKYDGCLGISPHYKQDGSNKFMMIEWWQSLEHYKRYVAWRDSTGDLNSLMDLLEGPPSVDLWPLELVD; encoded by the coding sequence GTGCTTATCATCCTGACATCGATCATGCGTGAGGGAGCCGAGCCCAAGCTGCGTGCCCTTTTGAATACCATCCTGCCGGTAACGCTCAAATATGACGGATGCCTGGGCATTTCTCCGCACTACAAGCAGGACGGCTCGAACAAGTTCATGATGATTGAGTGGTGGCAATCGTTGGAGCACTACAAGCGTTATGTCGCATGGCGCGATTCTACTGGTGACCTCAACTCGCTGATGGATCTTCTCGAGGGGCCCCCGTCAGTCGACCTCTGGCCGCTTGAGCTGGTAGATTGA